A genome region from Gossypium hirsutum isolate 1008001.06 chromosome A04, Gossypium_hirsutum_v2.1, whole genome shotgun sequence includes the following:
- the LOC107948675 gene encoding probable disease resistance protein At1g61300, with protein MEYVEPVVGVANCLETPVCKYLQYHRKLNDYVRSFKRIRDELNCKMEDIELQLKAELLRPLGKIPKKGVENWLKAVKEMIREAQVVENKVRNGRYFCRACNGKLVDEKTREMKEFLDKAPNASEGLAMDGPSAGLPLPTSELVGEEGVRNEIWACLMQEEVSKIGVWGMGGVGKTTIMKHIHNDLLKQQRFERVIWVTIAKEFNVMKVQDNIASALESKEYLDKEEDKLRRAAILSEMLKNAGKHVLILDDVWDKVSLEEVGIPEPNGSNGCKLVLTARSEHVCKYMGCKVIKVKPLSEEEALILFLNKVGPNIVQSPTIMPTLKLVVKECAGLPLTIVVVAGTMKGEDNPLIWKNALGELKERIGKVEGVEAEVIERLKFSFDHLKDEKVKYCFLHCVLYPEDFEIEKDELIECWIDEGFIDDLGTRQEMNDKGQVILKKLEDNCLLENVSSEEMKMHDAVRDMALSITRMNPRYMIQAGLQLEELPEKEQWSSDIVKVSLMRNSISEISIDVLPTICQLLTTLLLQGNPIKKIPNSFFTNMPCLSVLNLSFTAIESLPNSISELKNLTTLLLRGCYGLKDLPCVSMLQELKKLDLTMTKIEEVPEGMDMLIKLRYIDLRVRTLKEIPAGLLPKLVHLQHLSFDVKNEKISLKAAEMEPLKKLECFTGRFEDINEFNKFISSMQQNKKNLKKYELQVGSYYEELERDKALTIGGVQNWGDELIMHPIEIQELNIIMCDYLRSLVDENAINLRVCRIWECEGIECVVSLSSFASSSAHPFQSLEVLNLRGLPKLSALIMKDAGIGSATTSTLAPSATFSHLSVINIVECSSMKTLLPHWLLPNLQNLEEISVCNCAELVEILGATTSEVEEKGSDALIKFHLPKLRKLELWQLPNLKSICSKSGVMVCDSLQFIRFIKCDELKRIPPFVPLVGNEQPFAYAPPSLTIRSDTEWWESLEWDDHPNFKNVLQPHWKTNGRYFFGH; from the exons ATGGAGTACGTAGAGCCTGTTGTTGGCGTTGCAAATTGTCTCGAAACTCCTGTTTGTAAATATTTGCAATATCACAGAAAGCTGAACGATTATGTGAGAAGCTTCAAGAGGATCCGAGATGAATTGAATTGCAAAATGGAAGATATAGAGCTGCAATTGAAAGCAGAGCTTCTTCGTCCTCTGGGGAAGATACCAAAGAAGGGAGTTGAAAATTGGTTGAAAGCTGTGAAAGAGATGATTAGGGAAGCACAAGTTGTTGAAAACAAAGTCAGGAACGGGAGATATTTCTGTCGTGCTTGCAACGGGAAGCTGGTTGATGAAAAGACTCGAgaaatgaaggaatttcttgataaagCTCCTAATGCCTCTGAAGGTCTTGCCATGGATGGTCCAAGTGCTGGGTTGCCGCTGCCAACATCAGAACTAGTTGGAGAGGAAGGTGTTAGAAATGAGATTTGGGCATGTTTGATGCAGGAGGAGGTGAGCAAGATTGGGGTTTGGGGGATGGGCGGTGTGGGTAAAACCACTATCATGAAGCACATCCACAATGATCTTTTGAAACAACAAAGATTCGAAAGGGTAATCTGGGTTACCATAGCAAAGGAGTTCAATGTAATGAAGGTACAAGATAATATTGCAAGTGCGTTGGAGTCAAAGGAATATTTAGATAAAGAAGAGGACAAGCTCAGACGAGCTGCAATCTTGTCAGAAATGCTGAAGAACGCAGGAAAGCATGTTCTAATCCTAGATGATGTGTGGGATAAAGTCTCTCTAGAGGAAGTTGGGATCCCTGAGCCGAATGGCAGCAATGGCTGCAAGTTGGTGTTGACAGCCCGTTCGGAGCATGTCTGTAAGTATATGGGTTGTAAGGTGATAAAAGTGAAGCCCCTTTCAGAAGAAGAGGCATTGATACTATTCTTGAATAAAGTTGGACCTAACATAGTTCAAAGTCCAACTATAATGCCTACTTTGAAGCTTGTTGTCAAAGAATGTGCGGGTCTACCTCTTACAATTGTCGTGGTAGCTGGTACCATGAAAGGAGAAGATAACCCTCTTATTTGGAAAAATGCACTCGGGGAATTAAAAGAGAGAATAGGGAAAGTTGAAGGAGTGGAAGCTGAGGTAATCGAGCGCTTGAAATTTAGCTTCGATCACTTAAAGGACGAGAAAGTGAAATATTGTTTCTTACATTGCGTATTATATCCCGaagattttgaaattgaaaaggaTGAACTAATTGAGTGCTGGATTGACGAGGGATTCATAGATGATCTGGGTACAAGACAAGAAATGAATGATAAGGGTCAAGTTATTTTGAAGAAGTTGGAAGATAATTGCTTGTTGGAAAATGTCTCGAGTGAAGAAATGAAAATGCATGATGCAGTGAGAGACATGGCATTGTCGATCACAAGAATGAATCCCCGATATATGATACAAGCAGGTTTGCAATTAGAAGAGTTACCAGAAAAGGAGCAGTGGAGTTCTGATATTGTGAAAGTATCGCTTATGCGTAACTCCATATCAGAAATTTCTATAGATGTGCTGCCCACAATATGTCAACTGCTCACAACCTTGTTATTGCAGGGGAACCCCATAAAGAAGATCCCAAATTCTTTCTTCACAAACATGCCTTGTCTTAGTGTTCTCAATTTGTCCTTTACAGCGATCGAGAGTTTACCAAATTCCATCTCTGAACTAAAGAACCTCACAACATTGCTGCTTCGTGGCTGTTATGGATTAAAAGATCTGCCATGTGTTTCGATGCTTcaagaattgaaaaagttggatCTTACTATGACTAAAATTGAGGAAGTACCTGAAGGCATGGATATGCTGATAAAGCTAAGATACATTGATCTTAGAGTGCGCACTCTGAAAGAGATACCCGCTGGACTTTTACCAAAACTCGTTCACCTTCAGCACTTGAGTTTTGATGTGAAGAATGAAAAAATAAGTCTAAAAGCAGCGGAGATGGAACCATTGAAGAAGTTGGAGTGCTTTACCGGACGTTTCGAAGACATCAATGAATTCAATAAGTTCATCTCCTCAATgcaacaaaataagaaaaatctCAAGAAGTACGAGTTACAGGTGGGCTCATATTATGAGGAATTGGAAAGAGATAAAGCATTAACAATTGGAGGAGTCCAGAATTGGGGAGATGAGTTAATTATGCACCCAATTGAAATTCAAGAGTTGAATATTATTATGTGCGACTATTTGAGAAGCTTAGTCGATGAAAATGCGATTAACTTGAGGGTTTGTAGGATTTGGGAGTGTGAAGGGATAGAGTGTGTTGTTTCCCTGTCCTCTTTTGCCTCTTCTTCCGCTCATCCATTTCAGAGCCTCGAGGTGTTGAATCTTCGAGGTCTGCCAAAGTTGAGTGCCCTTATTATGAAAGATGCAGGAATTGGTTCAGCAACAACATCAACATTGGCTCCGTCTGCCACCTTTTCCCATCTTAGCGTAATTAATATAGTCGAATGCTCGAGTATGAAGACGTTGCTTCCACATTGGTTGCTTCCAAACCTCCAAAACCTGGAAGAAATATCAGTGTGTAATTGTGCTGAGTTAGTAGAAATATTGGGAGCAACAACATCAGAAGttgaagaaaaagggagtgatgCATTAATCAAATTCCATCTTCCCAAATTGAGAAAGTTGGAATTGTGGCAATTACCAAATTTGAAGAGCATTTGCAGCAAAAGTGGAGTGATGGTTTGTGATTCTCTCCAGTTTATCCGTTTTATTAAATGTGATGAACTGAAGAgaattcctccatttgttccccTTGTTGGCAATGAGCAGCCATTTGCATATGCTCCACCTTCTCTTACCATCAGGTCAGACACAGAATGGTGGGAATCGTTGGAGTGGGATGACCATCCAAACTTTAAAAATGTTCTTCAACCCCATTGGAAGACGAATGGAAG gTATTTTTTTGGACATTGA